The Arachis ipaensis cultivar K30076 chromosome B07, Araip1.1, whole genome shotgun sequence genome includes a window with the following:
- the LOC107606258 gene encoding uncharacterized protein LOC107606258, with product MVVPVITATFPVTRTAVEELNGDGDDSPRWLPLALPLFFVSDVDGFPVASPRLCSTMTDPEVAAMTRAAAARDDDDGGFEDGDPRPLLLRVYSLSAALPRRRLKWRRRRGLSMVAARTASSLQRHPLLLGSPSSPFR from the exons ATGGTGGTTCCGGTGATCACAGCCACGTTCCCAGTGACCCGAACGGCGGTGGAGGAGCTCAACGGC GACGGCGACGATTCTCCCCGGTGGCTCCCTCTCGCGCTTCCCCTCTTCTTCGTCAGCGACGTCGATGGCTTCCCGGTGGCTTCCCCACGGCTCTGCTCGACGATGACGGACCCAGAGGTGGCGGCGATGACACGCGCAGCAGCAGCCCGCGATGATGACGACGGAGGCTTCGAGGACGGTGACCCGCGGCCTCTTCTCCTTCGCGTCTACTCCCTCTCCGCGGCTCTGCCTCGACGGCGGCTCAAATGGCGACGGCGCCGAGGCTTGTCGATGGTGGCGGCGCGGACAGCTTCCTCCCTCCAGCGGCACCCTCTCCTTCTCGGATCTCCCTCTTCCCCCTTTCGCTGA
- the LOC107606257 gene encoding uncharacterized protein LOC107606257 has protein sequence MTLIFSAAKFRKCAILLHNLNFAAPTPCRSLMLLGKHVGKAQGASYSTALPGNGGFLKDEDFGKSTLAMDLASLVEESSKILESKPRSRMEFKRFLENRIKKRVKNQFVNGKFRGLMQSISDGETLRDAYNCIRINSNVDAESRYDSCFLDDLAKQLQEGSFNASANTFFVSTRGSNDKQVLVLPNLRLKVVQEAIRIALEVVYKPHFSKISHGCRSGRGRAAALKYIRKGVLNPDWWFTLLVTKKLDAAVLAKLILVMEDKIEDPALFDFIRSMFDSQVLNLEFGGFPKGHGLPQEGVLSPILMNVYLDLFDTEFHRLSMKYEAIYDGVGMHNDQDNSCSKLRGWFRRQLDGNSECIVEKNSSIKVYSCRFMDEIFLAISGSKDSAANFKSEIQSYLKDSLLLDVVQTDLLPCEGPRGIRFLGTLVKRSVTESPGVKAVHKLKEKVELFTLQKVEAWNYGTIRIGKKWLGHGLKKVKESEIKHLADSSSILNRVSCYRKSGMETDHWYKHLMKIWIQDVQTKHASEKTILSKCVAEPALPLELTDSFYEFKKQAEQYITSEAASVVELLPNNNSSLGNVMTKTEIIAPLEAIKRRLLRYGLTTSNGFPRSTNLLIMQDTTEIIDWFSGIIIRWLKWYESCANFNEIKNLISDQVRKSCIRTLAVKYRVHETDIEKRFDVELSRLPSTQDMEVEMTNEMSDTQAFENDEALMYGITYSGLCMLSLARIVTEARPCNCFVIGCSSSAPRVYTLHVMERQKSPSWKTGFSTCIHPSLNKRRIGLCKQHLRDLYLGYISLQSIDFGAWK, from the exons ATGACCCTCATTTTCAGCGCAGCCAAGTTTCGTAAATGTGCCATATTACTCCACAACCTGAACTTTGCTGCACCCACCCCTTGTCGTTCGCTTATGCTTCTTG GCAAACATGTTGGAAAAGCGCAAGGGGCTTCTTATTCAACTGCATTACCAGGCAATGGTGGTTTCTTGAAAGACGAAGACTTTGGAAAATCAACGTTAGCAATGGACCTTGCTTCTCTCGTTGAGGAATCCTCCAAAATTCTAGAGAGTAAACCCAGGAGTAGGATGGAGTtcaagagatttcttgaaaaccGAATAAAGAAGAGGGTGAAGAATCAGTTTGTGAATGGAAAATTTCGTGGTCTAATGCAGAGCATTTCCGATGGAGAAACTCTACGTGATGCTTATAATTGCATAAGGATCAACTCTAATGTTGATGCAGAGTCAAGATATGACAGTTGCTTTCTCGATGACTTGGCAAAACAGCTCCAAGAGGGGAGTTTTAATGCAAGTGCAAATACTTTCTTTGTCTCAACAAGAGGATCAAATGACAAACAAGTTCTGGTCCTTCCCAATTTGAGGTTGAAGGTAGTCCAGGAGGCCATCAGAATAGCTTTGGAAGTTGTTTACAAGCCACATTTCTCGAAGATCTCACATGGCTGCCGAAGTGGTAGGGGTCGTGCCGCAGCATTGAAGTATATCCGCAAAGGGGTTTTAAACCCTGACTGGTGGTTCACGTTGCTTGTAACCAAGAAGTTGGATGCTGCTGTCTTGGCTAAGTTGATTTTGGTAATGGAGGATAAGATAGAAGATCCTGCTTTATTTGATTTCATTCGGAGCATGTTTGATTCTCAGGTGCTGAATCTTGAGTTTGGGGGTTTCCCAAAGGGAcatggtcttccacaagaagggGTCTTGTCCCCTATTCTAATGAATGTATACCTTGACCTGTTTGACACCGAATTCCACAGGTTGTCAATGAAATATGAAGCTATATATGATGGAGTTGGAATGCATAATGATCAAGATAACTCCTGCTCCAAGTTGCGTGGTTGGTTCAGGAGACAGCTAGATGGTAATAGTGAGTGTATAGTTGAGAAGAATTCCAGCATCAAGGTTTACTCTTGTCGCTTTATGGATGAAATATTTTTGGCAATATCTGGTTCCAAGGATTCTGCTGCTAATTTTAAGTCCGAGATCCAAAGTTATTTGAAGGATTCTTTGTTATTGGATGTTGTTCAAACTGATTTATTGCCTTGTGAAGGACCTCGTGGTATACGCTTTCTAGGAACGTTAGTCAAAAGAAGTGTTACAGAGAGTCCTGGTGTAAAAGCTGTTCACAAGCTAAAAGAAAAAGTAGAGTTATTTACATTGCAAAAGGTAGAGGCTTGGAATTATGGGACAATTAGAATTGGGAAGAAATGGCTAGGACATGGTTTGAAGAAGGTTAAGGAATCAGAAATCAAGCATTTAGCTGATAGCAGTTCTATACTGAATAGGGTTTCCTGTTACCGCAAGTCTGGAATGGAAACTGACCATTGGTATAAACACTTAATGAAGATATGGATACAAGATGTTCAAacaaaacatgcaagtgaaaaaacTATTTTATCCAAGTGTGTTGCCGAACCAGCTCTTCCGTTAGAGCTAACAGATTCCTTTTATGAATTTAAAAAACAGGCAGAGCAGTATATAACTTCAGAGGCAGCCTCTGTTGTTGAGCTTTTGCCAAATAATAACAGCTCATTGGGAAACGTGATGACAAAAACTGAGATTATAGCTCCTCTAGAAGCAATAAAAAGGCGTCTTTTAAGATATGGATTGACCACATCTAATGGATTCCCCCGTTCTACTAATTTGCTTATCATGCAAGATACAACTGAAATTATTGACTGGTTTTCGGGGATCATCATCCGCTGGCTAAAATGGTATGAAAGCTGTGCTAACTTTAATGAGATAAAAAACTTAATATCAGATCAAGTTAGGAAATCTTGCATTCGTACTTTAGCGGTGAAGTACCGCGTGCATGAAACTGATATAGAAAAGCGGTTTGATGTAGAACTCAGCAGGCTTCCATCAACACAGGATATGGAGGTGGAAATGACTAATGAAATGTCAGATACTCAAGCTTTTGAAAACGATGAGGCATTAATGTATGGAATTACTTACAGTGGTTTGTGTATGTTATCTCTTGCAAGAATTGTGACCGAGGCAAGACCATGTAATTGTTTTGTCATAGGGTGCTCTTCTTCAGCACCGAGGGTCTATACTCTTCATGTTATGGAAAGGCAGAAATCTCCTAGCTGGAAGACTGGGTTTTCGACTTGCATTCATCCAAGCTTAAACAAACGACGAATAGGATTGTGTAAGCAGCATCTGAGGGATTTGTATCTAGGATATATATCGCTTCAGTCCATTGACTTTGGTGCATGGAAGTGA